A window from Chrysemys picta bellii isolate R12L10 chromosome 2, ASM1138683v2, whole genome shotgun sequence encodes these proteins:
- the LOC135981945 gene encoding C-C chemokine receptor type 8-like, translated as MTLTSPFPNTTEYNYVYDEGTSPCSEGNGFSRFKSLFLPIVYCLVFVFCLVGNALVICVLLTRKKVTTMTDVCLLNLAISDLLFVVPLPFQAHYASEEWIFGNAVCKMMAGIYYIGFYSSIFFITLMSIDRYIAVVHAVYAMRVRTATCGIMISLLLWTTAGLAAIPNMAFNQEVDIEQSRECVPKYPPGQETWRFFIQFEVNILGLLIPLSILIYCYSHILKNLQSCKNRNKIKAIKLIFIIVVVFFFFWAPFNIVLFLDSLQNLEIINDCETSQRLALALQLTESISFIHCCLNPVIYAFAGEMFKAHLKKMFQSCSRRISSSNSANHSHSLPTQVLGYSDSDRVL; from the coding sequence ATGACTCTTACAAGCCCTTTCCCAAACACCACAGAATATAACTATGTGTATGATGAAGGTACCTCTCCTTGCAGTGAAGGCAATGGTTTCAGCAGGTTTAAATCACTGTTTCTTCCAATAGTTTACTGCCTGGTGTTTGTCTTCTGCCTAGTAGGAAATGCCTTGGTCATATGTGTACTCTTGACCAGGAAGAAAGTCACCACCATGACCGATGTGTGCTTGCTCAACCTTGCAATCTCTGACCTGCTCTTTGTTGTCCCCCTCCCATTTCAAGCTCACTATGCTTCAGAAGAATGGATTTTCGGAAATGCAGTGTGTAAAATGATGGCTGGCATTTATTACATAGGCTTTTACAGTAGCATTTTCTTTATAACCCTCATGAGCATAGACAGGTACATAGCAGTCGTTCATGCTGTCTATGCTATGAGAGTTCGGACAGCCACTTGTGGCATAATGATAAGCTTACTCCTGTGGACGACGGCTGGTCTGGCTGCCATACCAAATATGGCGTTTAACCAAGAAGTGGATATTGAACAGTCTCGCGAGTGTGTCCCCAAATATCCTCCAGGCCAAGAGACCTGGCGATTTTTCATTCAGTTTGAAGTCAACATCTTGGGCCTTTTGATCCCGCTCAGCATCCTCATTTACTGCTACTCCCACATCCTGAAAAATCTGCAGAGCTGCAAAAACCGGAACAAGATCAAAGCCATCAAGCTGATTTTCATCATCGTGGTcgtctttttctttttctgggcTCCCTTCAACATTGTGCTTTTTCTAGACTCTCTGCAGAACTTGGAAATCATCAACGACTGTGAGACGAGCCAAAGGCTTGCGCTGGCCCTGCAGCTGACCGAATCAATCTCCTTCATCCACTGCTGCCTGAACCCCGTGATCTATGCTTTTGCTGGCGAGATGTTTAAAGCTCACCTTAAAAAAATGTTCCAAAGCTGCAGTCGTCGCATTTCTAGTAGCAATTCAGCCAATCATTCTCACTCCTTGCCCACTCAAGTATTAGGCTATTCTGATAGTGACAGAGTTCTGTAA